A stretch of Carnobacterium iners DNA encodes these proteins:
- a CDS encoding amino acid ABC transporter ATP-binding protein translates to MIEFKNVEKYYGDFHALKNINLHFKKGEVVVVIGPSGSGKSTMLRCINGLEEITKGDLTINEYNIHDKKTNINKIRKNVGMVFQHFNLYPHKTVLENIMLAPVKVLKQTKEEAQKNAEKLLDKVNMLDKKDSYPSQLSGGQQQRIAIARGLAMDPNVLLFDEPTSALDPETIEDVLDVMKKLAKEGMTMIVVTHEMGFAREVADRVIFMADGQVLEDREAAAFYENPQEPRAKQFLSKIINH, encoded by the coding sequence ATGATTGAATTTAAAAATGTTGAAAAATATTACGGTGACTTTCATGCATTAAAAAATATTAATTTACATTTCAAAAAAGGGGAAGTTGTTGTAGTAATTGGTCCTTCTGGTTCCGGCAAAAGTACGATGTTGCGTTGTATTAATGGACTAGAAGAAATTACAAAAGGCGATTTGACTATTAATGAATACAATATTCACGATAAAAAAACAAACATCAATAAAATTCGGAAAAATGTCGGAATGGTTTTCCAACACTTTAACTTATACCCTCATAAAACAGTGCTAGAAAACATCATGCTTGCACCCGTAAAAGTATTGAAACAAACAAAAGAAGAAGCACAAAAAAATGCTGAAAAGTTATTAGATAAAGTAAATATGCTAGACAAAAAAGATTCTTATCCTTCTCAACTTTCCGGTGGACAACAACAACGGATTGCGATTGCTAGAGGGCTTGCAATGGATCCGAATGTCTTGCTTTTCGATGAGCCAACAAGTGCGCTTGATCCTGAAACGATTGAAGATGTTTTAGATGTTATGAAAAAATTAGCTAAAGAAGGCATGACGATGATTGTCGTTACCCACGAAATGGGCTTTGCTCGTGAAGTAGCTGACCGGGTTATTTTTATGGCAGATGGGCAAGTCTTAGAAGACCGTGAAGCAGCTGCTTTTTACGAGAATCCCCAAGAACCAAGAGCAAAACAATTTTTAAGTAAAATTATTAATCATTAA
- a CDS encoding transporter substrate-binding domain-containing protein — protein MKQTFKPVTLLLLLFPVLLLAACGTKSLSTVAINDRLEENPEITWGVKVDTSLFGLYNIETTEIEGFDIDIAKALTKEITGDAQNANFVEVTSKTRIPLLKNGNIDVIIATMTINEERKKQVNFSDVYFAAGQALLVPMDSSIQGIEDLSSETTVLAVKGSTSAVNIRKYAPDATVLELENYSEAFTAMQSGQGDAMTTDNAILLGIIAKNPDYRLAGDNFTDEPYGIAINKGQEPFVKTINTALQTIKENGIYDKIYAKWIPKLD, from the coding sequence ATGAAACAGACGTTTAAACCAGTTACTTTACTCCTTTTACTCTTTCCGGTACTTCTATTAGCAGCTTGTGGTACAAAAAGCTTATCTACAGTAGCTATTAACGACCGACTAGAAGAAAACCCAGAGATTACTTGGGGAGTAAAAGTAGATACAAGTTTATTTGGATTATACAATATTGAAACAACAGAGATTGAAGGATTCGATATTGATATCGCAAAAGCTTTAACGAAAGAGATCACCGGTGATGCCCAAAATGCAAATTTTGTTGAAGTCACATCAAAAACAAGGATTCCCTTATTAAAAAATGGCAATATCGATGTCATTATCGCTACGATGACCATTAACGAAGAACGTAAAAAGCAAGTTAATTTTTCGGATGTTTACTTCGCCGCTGGACAAGCTTTGTTGGTTCCAATGGACAGCTCAATCCAAGGTATTGAAGACTTATCCAGTGAAACAACTGTTTTAGCAGTTAAAGGATCAACATCTGCTGTAAATATCAGAAAATATGCGCCCGACGCGACAGTTCTTGAATTAGAAAATTATTCTGAAGCTTTTACCGCCATGCAATCTGGCCAAGGCGATGCAATGACCACGGATAATGCTATCCTGTTAGGCATCATTGCTAAAAATCCAGACTATCGTTTAGCCGGTGATAACTTCACTGACGAACCTTATGGGATTGCTATCAATAAAGGACAAGAGCCTTTTGTTAAAACGATTAATACTGCTTTACAAACCATTAAAGAGAATGGGATTTACGATAAAATCTACGCAAAATGGATTCCTAAATTAGATTAA
- a CDS encoding amino acid ABC transporter permease: MIQIFNDNSGILLEGFKFTLYSSVIALFFSLIIGTLFAIFQISTNKVVRLLASAYVEFFRNIPLLIIVMFFYVVVPLYWFQIDGFTAGTIGLTIYTSAFIAETIRAGILSVPKGQMEAGLSTGFTYSQTMRYIVLPQAVKIVIPPLGNQFINLVKNSSVLAMVAGLDLMYQGDLIASTTFNTFDTYILIGLLYLIITLPLTYLMAHIERRLASND; the protein is encoded by the coding sequence ATGATTCAAATTTTCAATGATAATTCAGGTATTTTACTTGAGGGGTTTAAATTCACCTTATATTCAAGTGTCATTGCCTTATTTTTTAGTTTAATAATTGGTACCTTATTCGCTATCTTTCAAATTTCAACAAATAAAGTGGTCAGATTATTAGCTAGTGCTTATGTTGAGTTTTTCAGAAACATCCCTTTACTGATTATCGTGATGTTTTTCTATGTTGTTGTTCCATTGTATTGGTTCCAAATTGATGGATTCACAGCTGGAACAATTGGATTGACGATTTACACGTCTGCTTTTATTGCTGAAACCATCCGAGCAGGTATTTTAAGTGTTCCAAAAGGACAAATGGAAGCTGGTCTTTCAACTGGATTTACCTATAGCCAAACAATGCGCTACATTGTCTTGCCTCAAGCGGTTAAAATTGTTATTCCGCCTCTTGGCAATCAATTTATCAATCTTGTTAAAAATTCATCGGTGCTGGCTATGGTAGCCGGTCTTGATTTGATGTATCAAGGAGACTTGATCGCAAGCACAACTTTTAATACATTTGATACCTATATTTTAATCGGTCTTTTATATTTAATCATCACTTTACCATTAACTTACTTGATGGCGCACATTGAACGTCGCTTAGCGAGTAACGATTAA
- a CDS encoding amino acid ABC transporter permease: protein MNFVEALSWVNIRFLLDGLLVTVEVAVLSIIFSFIIGSLLGLVRYLKIPAVSKLVGLLIDLIRNLPLLLIIFFTYFALPQIGIRLDIFWSAIAAMTIFESAMLSEIIRAGLNSIPKGQTEAGLSTGLTYSQTLMHLIIPQAFKAMVPPILSQFISLIKDTSLAVIISLPEITHNAKIIYGQNTDYVIPMFVAMALLYFSICFALSRVVKRLKLGVQI from the coding sequence TTGAACTTTGTAGAGGCTTTATCATGGGTCAACATCCGCTTCTTGTTGGATGGACTCCTAGTTACCGTAGAAGTAGCGGTTCTTTCCATTATTTTCAGTTTTATTATTGGTAGTTTATTAGGCTTAGTTCGTTACTTGAAGATTCCAGCTGTTTCAAAATTAGTCGGTTTACTCATTGACTTAATTCGAAACTTGCCACTTTTACTGATTATCTTCTTCACCTACTTTGCTTTACCACAAATCGGCATCCGCTTAGACATCTTTTGGTCGGCGATTGCTGCAATGACTATTTTTGAATCAGCTATGCTATCTGAAATTATTCGTGCCGGACTAAACTCTATACCTAAAGGACAAACAGAAGCAGGTCTTTCAACTGGACTAACGTATAGCCAAACGTTGATGCATCTTATTATTCCACAAGCCTTTAAAGCGATGGTTCCACCTATTTTAAGTCAGTTCATCTCACTGATTAAAGACACTTCCTTGGCTGTCATTATCTCTCTTCCTGAGATTACACATAACGCTAAAATTATTTACGGTCAAAATACCGACTATGTTATCCCGATGTTTGTTGCAATGGCTTTATTGTATTTCAGTATTTGTTTTGCTTTATCACGTGTCGTCAAACGGTTGAAATTAGGCGTACAAATTTAA
- a CDS encoding alpha/beta fold hydrolase — protein MVLVSFIAILLSILVVGCGNKKRADSVNESQLISESKSSEITQEKIANSEKRDSSSTSQASIPTLFIHGYGGTDFTFNAMLTRFEAEDYGKQELTLTVEPDGGIFETGNWQSDSSNPFIQVLFVDNKNNEWNQADWIKAVLVYLKTTYQVDEVNLVGHSMGGVSSFRYLVAYGKEDTQPVVKRFVAMGAPFNDFVAGNENQTLEALHQNGPLVYSGRYTEFSAAIQQYPASTGMLNIAGDKTDGSKSDGTVSLSSSLSIGYLMQSNKFNYQEVIITGDQASHSQLHENKDVDERIAEFLQYDR, from the coding sequence GTGGTTTTAGTTTCATTTATAGCTATTTTATTGAGTATCCTAGTGGTAGGGTGTGGAAACAAAAAAAGGGCAGACTCCGTTAATGAAAGTCAGTTAATAAGTGAGTCAAAATCAAGCGAGATTACTCAAGAGAAAATAGCTAATAGCGAAAAACGTGATTCAAGTTCCACTAGCCAAGCTAGCATACCGACTCTTTTTATCCATGGGTATGGCGGAACGGATTTTACATTCAATGCTATGCTAACTCGTTTTGAGGCTGAAGATTACGGAAAACAAGAGTTAACCCTAACTGTTGAACCAGATGGCGGTATTTTTGAGACGGGTAATTGGCAGAGCGATTCTTCTAATCCGTTCATTCAGGTTTTATTTGTAGATAATAAAAACAATGAATGGAATCAAGCTGATTGGATTAAAGCCGTTTTGGTTTATCTAAAAACGACTTATCAGGTAGATGAAGTGAATTTAGTTGGGCACTCAATGGGAGGAGTTAGCAGCTTTAGATATTTAGTTGCTTATGGAAAGGAAGATACACAGCCAGTTGTTAAACGTTTCGTAGCAATGGGTGCGCCATTTAATGATTTTGTAGCTGGTAATGAAAATCAAACACTTGAAGCACTGCATCAAAATGGTCCACTTGTTTATAGCGGGCGCTACACGGAATTTTCAGCTGCAATTCAACAGTATCCTGCATCAACAGGAATGCTCAATATTGCTGGAGATAAAACAGATGGATCTAAAAGTGATGGCACCGTTTCTCTCAGCAGCAGTTTATCCATTGGGTACTTAATGCAGTCAAATAAATTTAACTACCAAGAGGTGATAATAACGGGTGACCAAGCCAGCCACAGTCAATTACATGAGAATAAGGATGTTGACGAAAGAATTGCTGAATTTTTACAATACGATAGATAA
- a CDS encoding aldo/keto reductase family protein — protein sequence METVTLANGTKMPLVGTGTNTYGKVENQYKGDLNNDFRALESAIKAGYRLIDTAIYYRNEAGVGQTIKDSGIAREEFYLTTKIPEIEEYIGSKEIVEQALLKSLENLQTDYIDLYLIHQPIEDKKTLKRTWQVLESFVDAGKIKSIGVSNFSIRLLEEMKVYTKIQPAVNQIESNPSNWNNELIDYLKNQLIIPEAWGPLSRVTEEQRAKLTTIGDKYGKNWGQVLLRYQIQRKVVVIPKSHNIQRQLSNLELFDFNLSTGDIQIIETL from the coding sequence ATGGAAACAGTTACGTTAGCAAATGGAACGAAAATGCCACTAGTTGGAACGGGGACGAATACGTATGGAAAAGTAGAAAATCAATACAAAGGTGACTTGAATAATGATTTTAGAGCGTTAGAATCAGCTATTAAAGCAGGTTATCGTTTAATTGATACGGCTATTTATTATCGAAATGAAGCAGGTGTTGGTCAAACAATCAAAGACAGCGGCATTGCTCGAGAAGAATTTTACTTAACAACAAAAATCCCTGAAATTGAGGAGTATATAGGATCTAAAGAAATCGTTGAACAAGCTTTATTGAAAAGTTTAGAAAACTTACAAACAGACTACATTGATTTATATTTAATCCACCAGCCGATTGAAGACAAAAAGACGTTAAAAAGAACATGGCAAGTATTGGAGTCATTCGTTGATGCAGGAAAAATAAAGTCGATTGGTGTATCTAATTTTTCTATTAGACTATTAGAAGAAATGAAAGTTTACACAAAAATCCAACCTGCTGTCAATCAGATTGAATCCAATCCATCTAATTGGAACAATGAACTAATTGACTACTTGAAAAATCAATTAATCATACCTGAAGCTTGGGGGCCATTAAGTAGAGTAACCGAGGAACAACGAGCTAAGTTAACCACTATTGGGGATAAGTATGGGAAAAACTGGGGACAAGTATTGCTTCGTTATCAAATTCAGAGAAAAGTCGTGGTTATCCCCAAATCTCATAACATACAGCGCCAATTATCTAATTTAGAGCTATTTGATTTTAACTTATCCACAGGAGATATCCAGATAATTGAAACGCTCTAA
- the nhaC gene encoding Na+/H+ antiporter NhaC has product MKKLSIRESFALLFLLLIMIGVSIIKFNLDPQTPLLLAITVLIIWGRFRKHSWEEIHEGIQKGVKTGVIPMIIFILIGALIAIWIASGIIPSMMVIGFKLLNPSFFIPSVFLICAVVGTSIGSAFTTVSTIGLAFLGMGTAMGFAPGLVAGAIVSGSVFGDKMSPLSDSTNLSAAVAEVDLFKHIKNLMWTTIPSLILSALLFLFFGMNKQLATTNQVAELTKVIETNFTVSWLAAIPIVLIFISSWRRIPAIPTLLINIAVSIGLLKIHSPEVSLSQMSSYIQEGYVSTTGNEIIDALLSRGGVQSMMWSISLIILALALGGLLMEFKIIDTVMAPISNARLSIGNLILVTALSAIGINALVGEQYLAIVLPGNAFKKTYKQMGLSPLALSRVLEDAGAVMNSLIPWGVSGVFISTALGVPTLTYLPYAFFCLFSPILTVISGYANIGIKKLKPSTLS; this is encoded by the coding sequence ATGAAGAAATTGTCAATACGAGAAAGTTTTGCTTTACTATTTTTATTATTAATTATGATCGGTGTCAGCATTATTAAATTTAATTTGGATCCACAAACGCCCTTATTATTAGCCATAACTGTGCTAATCATCTGGGGAAGGTTTCGTAAACACAGCTGGGAAGAGATTCACGAAGGCATTCAAAAAGGTGTGAAGACAGGTGTTATTCCAATGATTATTTTCATTCTAATTGGTGCCTTGATTGCTATTTGGATTGCCTCAGGGATTATTCCTTCGATGATGGTTATTGGATTTAAATTATTAAATCCTAGCTTCTTTATTCCATCCGTCTTTTTAATTTGTGCCGTAGTGGGTACGTCGATTGGCTCAGCCTTCACGACAGTTTCTACCATCGGATTAGCTTTTTTGGGGATGGGAACAGCTATGGGTTTTGCCCCTGGTTTAGTAGCGGGAGCGATTGTATCGGGGAGTGTTTTTGGGGATAAGATGTCTCCTTTATCCGATAGTACAAATTTATCAGCAGCAGTAGCTGAAGTAGATTTGTTTAAACACATAAAAAACTTAATGTGGACAACGATTCCGAGTTTGATTCTATCGGCTTTATTGTTTTTGTTTTTTGGAATGAACAAGCAACTTGCAACAACGAACCAAGTTGCTGAGTTAACAAAAGTGATAGAAACGAATTTTACCGTAAGTTGGTTAGCAGCCATCCCAATTGTTCTTATCTTCATTAGTTCATGGAGAAGGATTCCAGCTATCCCAACACTATTGATTAATATTGCTGTTTCGATTGGATTATTAAAAATTCATTCGCCAGAAGTCAGCCTTTCGCAGATGTCCAGTTACATTCAAGAAGGATATGTTTCAACAACAGGTAATGAAATAATCGATGCGTTACTTTCAAGGGGTGGAGTTCAGAGTATGATGTGGTCTATTTCACTGATTATTTTGGCCCTTGCTCTAGGTGGATTGTTGATGGAATTTAAGATTATTGATACAGTTATGGCGCCAATTTCTAATGCGCGTCTATCAATTGGGAATCTAATTCTAGTTACGGCATTATCTGCTATCGGCATTAATGCTTTAGTCGGTGAACAGTATTTAGCGATTGTTTTGCCAGGAAATGCCTTTAAGAAAACATACAAACAGATGGGACTATCTCCTTTAGCTCTTTCACGTGTACTAGAAGATGCGGGTGCAGTGATGAATTCGTTAATTCCATGGGGCGTAAGTGGTGTCTTTATCTCAACTGCTTTAGGCGTTCCAACGTTAACGTATTTACCATATGCTTTCTTTTGTTTATTTTCACCAATCTTAACGGTGATAAGTGGCTATGCAAATATTGGGATTAAAAAACTTAAGCCATCAACATTAAGCTAA
- a CDS encoding DUF3427 domain-containing protein gives MTDILERSLKKAFIDQRVEGSIYDPKIIINDVETKQYMLNVLQDELNSCQEFFFSVAFLTQDGLAALKTQLSDLHRQKITGKILTSIYLAFNQPAVFEDLLNIPNIEVRISKKQGFHSKGYLFKQTGYHSFIIGSSNLTMSALKINYEWNVRLTSYNHGKMIQDIQKHMEKEWQEAELLTPEWILNYKNFYQPTTFFKEMTMVNEHSLIDKDVPYIVPNKMQKIALANLAELRESGAGKGLVISATGTGKTFLSAFDVLQVKPKRVLFVVHREQILNKAKSDYQKILGGLDKDYGILSGNKKEIDAKYLFATIQTISKEQILAQFPKDHFDYILIDEVHKAGAKSYHRVLDYFKPSFLLGMTATPERTDGFNIFELFDYNIAYEIRLQEALEEEMLCPFHYFGVTDYERNGELISEATDLKYLVDEERVTYLLEKLTYYGCSGNSPKGLIFCSRKQEAQTLSGIFNQKGRPSSYLSGDHSLEERENEVERLEKGEINYIFTVDIFNEGIDIPKVNQVVMLRNTQSSIIFIQQLGRGLRKDHSKEFVTVIDFIGNYKNNYMIPMALSGDTSRDKNNLRKDTFDANFISGISSVNFEKIAKQQIFTSINKVAMDSMSELRKSFDLLSNRLGRVPYLKDFQEQQTLDPLLIANKKATYYGFLENIKKNEATLTKTATIFLMIATREFLQGMRKQELILLQNMMNDLDRSWSLENIKQLFEQESLLVSDEIIRSVLNTLDLSFYTGSLAKAYKKQAFIEKIENKVTLSPLFKKEMNHAYFIKLMEDILDTGKMKSASYVPTELLTRYQKYKRKDVLRLLNWQQQMVDQNIGGYTTSNGEFVIFVTLKKGENFSGAQMAYEDELLDTSTMKWFTKAPRSLNSPEVKKLMHPKDWTIRVFAKKSDNEGTEFYYLGDVKPVEETIIELEKPTQDGGKKKVVEMLLKFSEPIDLNLYRYLEAGQD, from the coding sequence TTGACTGATATTCTAGAACGTTCATTGAAAAAAGCTTTTATTGATCAAAGAGTTGAGGGCTCGATATATGATCCTAAAATTATTATAAACGATGTTGAAACAAAACAGTATATGTTGAATGTTTTACAAGATGAGTTGAATAGTTGTCAAGAATTCTTTTTTTCAGTAGCTTTTCTAACCCAAGATGGATTAGCTGCATTAAAAACACAACTATCAGATTTACATAGACAAAAAATTACAGGGAAAATTTTAACTTCTATTTATTTAGCCTTTAACCAACCAGCAGTGTTTGAAGACTTGCTTAATATACCTAATATAGAGGTACGTATTTCGAAAAAACAAGGATTCCATTCCAAAGGGTATCTTTTCAAACAAACAGGCTATCATTCTTTTATTATTGGCAGTTCTAATTTAACGATGAGTGCGTTGAAAATTAATTATGAGTGGAACGTGCGTTTAACATCATACAATCATGGGAAGATGATTCAAGATATTCAAAAGCATATGGAAAAAGAATGGCAAGAAGCGGAGTTGTTGACTCCAGAATGGATTTTAAATTATAAAAATTTCTATCAACCAACAACTTTTTTTAAAGAGATGACAATGGTCAATGAGCACTCTTTAATAGACAAAGATGTACCGTATATTGTACCGAATAAGATGCAAAAAATTGCCTTAGCTAACTTAGCTGAGTTGAGGGAATCCGGAGCTGGAAAAGGCTTAGTTATCTCAGCTACGGGTACAGGTAAGACGTTTCTATCTGCATTTGATGTTTTACAGGTTAAGCCTAAAAGAGTCTTGTTTGTTGTTCATCGAGAACAAATTCTAAATAAAGCAAAAAGTGATTATCAAAAAATTCTTGGTGGACTGGATAAAGACTATGGAATATTATCTGGGAATAAAAAAGAAATCGATGCGAAATACCTTTTTGCTACAATTCAAACGATTTCTAAAGAGCAAATACTGGCTCAGTTTCCTAAAGATCATTTTGACTATATTTTAATAGATGAAGTCCATAAAGCTGGTGCAAAGTCTTATCATCGTGTACTAGACTATTTTAAACCCTCGTTCTTATTGGGCATGACCGCTACTCCAGAGAGAACAGACGGATTTAATATCTTTGAACTATTTGATTACAATATTGCTTACGAAATACGCCTTCAAGAAGCACTTGAAGAAGAGATGCTTTGTCCATTTCATTATTTTGGAGTAACAGATTATGAAAGAAATGGCGAGTTAATTTCTGAGGCAACAGACTTGAAATATTTGGTAGATGAAGAGAGAGTAACGTATTTACTTGAAAAGTTAACTTATTATGGTTGTTCTGGTAATAGCCCTAAAGGATTAATATTCTGTAGTCGTAAACAAGAAGCGCAAACTCTTTCAGGAATTTTCAATCAAAAGGGAAGACCAAGCTCTTATCTTTCTGGGGACCATTCACTTGAAGAGCGAGAAAATGAAGTTGAGCGATTAGAAAAAGGTGAAATTAATTATATTTTTACAGTAGATATATTTAACGAAGGAATTGATATACCAAAAGTAAATCAAGTAGTGATGCTTCGGAATACACAATCAAGTATTATCTTTATCCAACAATTAGGCAGAGGGCTAAGAAAAGACCATTCCAAAGAATTTGTTACAGTTATTGATTTTATTGGAAACTACAAAAATAACTATATGATTCCGATGGCCCTATCAGGAGATACATCAAGAGACAAGAATAATTTACGTAAAGATACATTTGATGCTAATTTTATTTCAGGTATTTCTTCTGTTAACTTTGAAAAAATAGCGAAACAACAAATTTTCACTTCAATTAATAAAGTTGCTATGGATAGCATGAGTGAATTAAGAAAGAGCTTCGACTTACTCTCTAATCGACTTGGGAGAGTTCCTTATCTTAAAGATTTCCAAGAACAACAAACGTTAGACCCACTATTAATTGCGAATAAAAAAGCAACTTATTATGGGTTCTTAGAAAATATAAAGAAAAATGAAGCAACATTAACAAAAACCGCTACTATTTTTTTAATGATCGCTACAAGAGAATTTTTACAAGGAATGAGAAAACAGGAACTAATTTTATTACAAAATATGATGAACGATCTTGATAGATCCTGGTCTTTAGAAAATATAAAACAATTATTTGAGCAAGAATCGTTATTAGTAAGCGATGAGATAATTAGATCTGTTTTGAATACCTTAGACCTAAGTTTTTATACCGGATCTTTAGCTAAAGCTTATAAAAAACAAGCTTTTATAGAAAAAATTGAGAATAAAGTTACTTTATCACCATTATTCAAAAAAGAAATGAATCATGCTTATTTCATTAAATTGATGGAAGATATTCTTGATACAGGTAAGATGAAGTCTGCTAGCTATGTGCCTACTGAACTTTTAACACGCTATCAAAAATACAAGCGCAAAGATGTTTTACGATTACTAAATTGGCAACAACAAATGGTCGATCAAAATATTGGAGGATATACAACAAGCAATGGAGAATTTGTTATTTTTGTTACACTAAAAAAAGGTGAAAATTTTTCTGGTGCTCAAATGGCTTACGAAGATGAACTACTAGATACTTCAACAATGAAATGGTTTACGAAAGCTCCCAGATCGCTAAACTCTCCGGAAGTAAAAAAATTAATGCATCCCAAAGATTGGACCATCCGCGTATTCGCTAAAAAATCTGACAATGAGGGAACAGAATTTTATTACTTAGGAGATGTAAAACCAGTAGAAGAAACAATTATTGAATTAGAAAAACCAACTCAAGATGGCGGAAAGAAAAAAGTCGTTGAGATGTTATTAAAATTTTCTGAACCAATAGATTTAAACCTTTATCGTTATTTAGAGGCAGGTCAAGATTAA
- a CDS encoding (deoxy)nucleoside triphosphate pyrophosphohydrolase yields MKEINVVGAIVIENNRILCAQRGETKTLAKLWEFPGGKIELGETPQEALGRELKEELMIEVEVASEKFEETSYSYDFGLVNLTTFICLIKKGSPQLTEHTKMKWLKSSELDSLEWAPADIPAVKKLMKEM; encoded by the coding sequence GTGAAAGAAATAAATGTCGTAGGTGCGATAGTAATAGAAAATAATCGGATACTGTGTGCTCAGAGAGGAGAAACTAAAACATTAGCAAAGCTATGGGAATTTCCGGGCGGGAAAATTGAACTCGGCGAGACACCCCAAGAAGCATTAGGAAGAGAGCTAAAAGAAGAATTGATGATTGAAGTAGAAGTAGCATCAGAAAAATTTGAAGAGACAAGTTATTCCTATGATTTTGGTTTAGTAAATTTAACGACTTTTATTTGTCTAATAAAAAAAGGAAGTCCCCAGTTAACAGAACACACTAAAATGAAATGGCTTAAGTCTTCAGAGTTAGATAGCTTAGAATGGGCGCCGGCGGATATACCGGCAGTTAAAAAATTGATGAAAGAAATGTGA
- a CDS encoding DUF956 family protein, giving the protein MVESINTKVDLVIDATAFTGLTDYGKIMIGDNGFEFYHARDPRKFIQIPWEEVNLVIASVMFKGRWIPRYAIETKKNGTYTFSSKKPKKVLRAIKEYIEPEYIVHSLGFFDVLKRAFKSFMGKRLAKKNK; this is encoded by the coding sequence ATGGTTGAATCAATTAATACAAAGGTAGATTTGGTAATAGATGCCACCGCTTTTACCGGGTTAACAGATTATGGAAAGATTATGATAGGGGACAATGGCTTTGAATTTTACCATGCGCGTGATCCGCGTAAGTTTATTCAAATTCCATGGGAAGAAGTTAATCTTGTCATTGCTTCTGTGATGTTTAAAGGAAGATGGATTCCGCGTTACGCTATCGAAACAAAGAAAAACGGAACCTATACATTCTCTTCAAAAAAACCTAAAAAAGTCCTTCGAGCAATAAAAGAATACATCGAACCAGAATATATTGTTCATTCGTTGGGTTTCTTTGATGTGCTTAAGCGTGCTTTTAAATCTTTTATGGGAAAAAGATTAGCTAAAAAAAATAAATAG